The Haladaptatus cibarius D43 genome window below encodes:
- a CDS encoding type II glyceraldehyde-3-phosphate dehydrogenase, which translates to MLQVGINGYGTIGKRVADAVRAQPDMEVVGVAKTRPNFEAEGAVENGYSLYAAIEERAELFDEAGIELAGMVEEMVEKADVVVDACPSGIGADNKSLYEEYDTPALYQGGEDADVADVSFNARANYEEAVDAQHVRVVSCNTTGLSRLIAPLREEYGVEKVRATLVRRGGDPAQTGRGPINDIVPNPVKLPSHHGPDVKTIFPDLSIDTLGLKVPATLMHMHSVNVSLESEPDAEEVRKLLESQSRIFVVPERMDIDGAGKLKEYAMDRGRPRADLWENCLWGESVSMEGNDLYLFQAIHQESDVVPENVDAIRAVTNSADARESIQTTNDALEIGF; encoded by the coding sequence ATGCTACAGGTCGGCATCAACGGGTACGGGACTATCGGGAAACGAGTCGCTGACGCTGTCCGGGCGCAACCGGATATGGAGGTCGTGGGGGTCGCAAAAACCCGACCCAACTTCGAAGCCGAGGGAGCCGTCGAAAACGGCTATTCGCTCTACGCCGCAATCGAGGAGCGCGCGGAACTGTTCGACGAAGCAGGAATCGAACTGGCCGGTATGGTCGAAGAGATGGTCGAAAAGGCCGATGTGGTCGTTGACGCCTGCCCGTCCGGCATCGGCGCGGACAACAAATCGCTGTACGAAGAGTACGACACGCCCGCACTCTATCAGGGTGGCGAGGACGCGGACGTTGCCGACGTGAGTTTCAACGCGCGCGCCAACTACGAGGAAGCCGTGGACGCACAGCACGTCCGCGTCGTTTCGTGCAATACGACCGGACTATCGCGTCTCATTGCGCCACTCCGTGAGGAGTACGGCGTCGAGAAGGTTCGTGCAACGCTCGTCCGACGTGGTGGCGACCCGGCCCAGACCGGTCGCGGCCCAATCAACGACATCGTGCCGAATCCGGTGAAACTGCCGTCGCACCACGGCCCGGACGTGAAAACCATCTTCCCCGACTTGTCAATCGACACGCTCGGACTGAAGGTTCCGGCGACGCTGATGCACATGCACAGCGTCAACGTCTCGCTCGAATCCGAACCGGATGCGGAGGAAGTTCGTAAACTGCTCGAAAGTCAGTCGCGCATCTTCGTCGTTCCGGAGCGAATGGACATCGACGGCGCTGGCAAACTCAAAGAGTACGCCATGGACAGAGGGCGGCCGCGGGCCGACCTCTGGGAGAACTGCCTCTGGGGCGAGTCGGTGTCGATGGAAGGCAACGACCTCTACCTCTTCCAAGCGATTCATCAAGAGAGCGACGTGGTTCCCGAAAACGTCGATGCAATTCGCGCCGTCACGAACAGCGCGGACGCCCGCGAGAGCATCCAGACGACGAACGACGCGCTTGAAATCGGGTTCTAA